The following coding sequences are from one Bos taurus isolate L1 Dominette 01449 registration number 42190680 breed Hereford chromosome 26, ARS-UCD2.0, whole genome shotgun sequence window:
- the LOC104976020 gene encoding endogenous retrovirus group K member 9 Gag polyprotein, with translation MGQHNSKIPFISIMHHFLKQNGVNVSRDQLNDCYHILLEHNPWFPEEGTLDLDIWKRIKNNVLRAYRQGVRIPPQWWVTWSLIRAVIEQIEGHNVDLEVETVRSLHEYELKEQDMQGALKYKNVMLNQTQSLEKQLGDVCIQDVSKPKPLGVEVISFNGQPKPEVFPSASSVTAVANFARTNHFTPPREMPACAFAFPIQFDQPAQGQNAWAGLGFGMLSSFKKACTLYGPTSPYCVEFLRGWADHWMPCDFFQVAKMVLNPQQLLQWQMWVDDEAQQMTTDQQSRGNPANLAYDILTGTGAMADMTAQLDTITPQMLHFIREISCQAWAKVDNVNSDGSFVKITQGHEEEYAQFIGKLKDALKIYQRLNLTKYYFKTTCL, from the coding sequence ATGGGACAACATAACAGtaagattcctttcatttctataatgcatCACTTTCTGAAACAAAATGGTGTCAATGTTTCAAGAGATCAGTTGAATGACTGCTATCATATTTTACTGGAACATAATCCATGGTTCCCAGAAGAGGGGACGCTCGATCTAGACATATGGAAAAGGATTAAGAATAATGTTTTGCGAGCATATCGGCAAGGAGTCCGTATTCCCCCTCAATGGTGGGTTACATGGTCACTCATACGGGCTGTCATAGAACAAATTGAAGGGCATAATGTTGATTTGGAAGTAGAAACTGTTCGGTCTTTACATGAATATGAGCTTAAGGAACAAGATATGCAAGgtgctttgaaatataagaatgttATGCTCAATCAGACACAATCCCTGGAAAAACAGCTTGGAGACGTATGTATACAGGATGTGTCGAAGCCGAAACCACTTGGAGTGGAGGTCATTTCATTCAACGGACAGCCCAAACCTgaggtttttccttctgcttcgTCTGTAACAGCAGTTGCTAACTTTGCTCGTACTAATCATTTCACTCCTCCTCGGGAGATGCCTGCTTGCGCTTTCGCTTTCCCAATACAGTTTGATCAGCCTGCCCAAGGCCAGAATGCTTGGGCTGGTCTAGGTTTTGGTATGTTGTCCAGCTTTAAGAAAGCATGCACTCTGTATGGACCTACTTCTCCTTACTGTGTAGAATTCCTCAGAGGATGGGCTGATCATTGGATgccatgtgatttttttcaagtagcaAAGATGGTTCTAAATCCTCAACAGTTACTTCAGTGGCAAATGTGGGTTGATGATGAGGCCCAACAAATGACGACTGACCAGCAATCTCGTGGTAACCCTGCCAATTTAGCCTATGATATACTCACTGGAACGGGAGCCATGGCCGACATGACTGCGCAATTAGATACTATTACCCCTCAGATGTTACATTTCATTAGAGAAATTTCTTGCCAAGCATGGGCAAAGGTTGATAATGTTAACTCTGATGGTTCATTTGTCAAGATTACCCAGGGACATGAGGAGGAATATGCccaatttataggaaaattaaaggatgcCCTCAAAATCTATCAGAGATTAAACCTtacaaagtattattttaaaacaacttgcctttga